A single window of Solanum dulcamara chromosome 5, daSolDulc1.2, whole genome shotgun sequence DNA harbors:
- the LOC129888871 gene encoding B3 domain-containing protein REM10-like isoform X3: MKIPPKKPHFLKPILPGFKNGLKIPVGFLKYLKGYKHFKEAVLKRDGKEWRVKLNNHRFEEGNWGKFAEEFDLQLGNILVFRHEGNMEFEVSILDSTHCDREYPVYLQEDAEEEEEDEYEVEEGDGEEEYEAEEEEEEEEYEAEEEAARHDKPCKKSHFECTITQYCLFKNFLFLPLQFALANGLTNKKCRLILRDERQRSWKLKLCNSNNRRARAYIGDGWRKFVAENCFKEGDRIRFEVITNGKTPIWKFQFVTDGETPVRKLQEKMSPNRDLSNKTSSHAEAATNKPCVQSRFECTIRQYSLSAGYLYLPQKFAIANGLTNKKCGLIVRDERQRSWNLKLSSGSSRARAYIGGGLHEIIAENCLKEGDRIMFEVVTNGETPIWKFQVVTDGETPLKKFHEKPSQGIKLSNKTSSHAEAATNKPFDQSHFECTIKEYYISRGVLYVPRQFALANGLIDKKYDLIIRDERQRSWYLKLCYWETEVYIGDGWRKFIADNCLEEGDRIMFEVVTSGETPIWKFQVVSKAETPLQKFQVFSIGFCKVKWIDG, encoded by the exons ATGAAAATCCCTCCAAAGAAACCTCACTTTCTCAAACCCATTTTGCCAGGTTTCAAGAATGGTCTT AAAATTCCTGTTGGTTTCTTGAAGTATCTGAAGGGATACAAGCATTTTAAAGAAGCTGTACTGAAAAGGGATGGTAAGGAGTGGCGGGTTAAGCTTAATAACCATCGATTCGAAGAGGGTAATTGGGGAAAATTTGCAGAGGAGTTTGATTTGCAATTGGGAAATATATTGGTGTTTAGACATGAAGGAAACATGGAATTTGAAGTTTCCATACTTGATTCAACTCACTGTGACAGAGAATATCCCGTGTATCTACAAGAGGATgcggaagaggaggaggaggatgaGTACGAGGTGGAAGAAGGTGATGGGGAGGAGGAGTACGAGgcggaagaagaagaggaggaggaggagtaCGAGGCGGAAGAAGAAGCTGCTAGACATGACAAGCCTTGtaaaaaatctcattttgaaTGCACTATTACACAATATTGCCTTTTCAAAAATTTCTTG TTTCTGCCGCTACAATTTGCACTTGCAAATGGTCTCACCAACAAGAAGTGCAGATTGATTTTAAGAGATGAAAGACAAAGGTCATGGAAATTAAAGTTGTGTAATTCCAACAATCGTCGAGCTCGAGCCTATATTGGAGATGGATGGCGTAAATTCGTTGCTGAAAATTGTTTTAAGGAAGGAGACCGTATTAGGTTTGAGGTTATCACTAATGGAAAGACACCAATATGGAAATTTCAATTTGTTACTGATGGAGAAACACCAGTGAGGAAGCTTCAAG AAAAAATGAGCCCCAACCGTGACTTGTCAAATAAGACTTCTTCCCACGCAGAAGCTGCTACTAACAAGCCGTGTGTTCAATCTCGTTTTGAATGTACTATAAGACAATACAGTCTTTCAGCAGGTTACTTG TATCTGCCTCAAAAATTTGCAATTGCAAATGGTCTCACCAACAAGAAGTGCGGGTTGATTGTAAGAGATGAAAGACAAAGGTCGTGGAATTTAAAGCTAAGTTCCGGCAGTTCTCGAGCTCGAGCTTACATTGGAGGTGGATTGCATGAAATCATCGCTGAAAATTGTTTAAAGGAGGGAGATCGTATTATGTTTGAGGTTGTCACTAATGGAGAAACACCAATATGGAAATTTCAAGTCGTTACTGATGGAGAAACTCCATTGAAGAAGTTCCACG AAAAACCGAGCCAAGGCATCAAGTTGTCAAATAAGACTTCTTCCCATGCAGAAGCTGCTACTAACAAGCCTTTTGATCAATCTCATTTTGAATGCACTATTAAAGAATATTATATTTCAAGAGGTGTTTTG TATGTCCCTAGACAATTTGCATTGGCAAACGGTCTCATCGACAAGAAGTACGATTTGATTATAAGAGATGAAAGACAAAGGTCGTGGTATTTAAAGCTCTGTTATTGGGAAACTGAAGTCTATATTGGAGATGGATGGCGTAAATTCATTGCTGATAATTGCTTAGAGGAAGGAGATCGTATTATGTTTGAGGTTGTTACTAGTGGAGAGACACCAATATGGAAGTTTCAAGTTGTTAGTAAAGCAGAAACTCCATTGCAGAAGTTTCAAG